In Candidatus Krumholzibacteriia bacterium, the following proteins share a genomic window:
- a CDS encoding GAF domain-containing protein, translating into MEKTQLTVAELSSLLRMIQVIPEADNVGRIHRMLLAFCTAWRTIGVRRAFLMLVDEPAHMVRGHLAAEQTPAGDEPAASSFEALARRVVESTQNADTSDLTLKTRTFTVPLDWQRCGVAKASVTGVPLLADRRMSEFGSDPFFDFFDTGAYIAIPLRVRGKVAAVLAADHGASSQSIAVEDISLVYSMAQQAATAIERLHETSDNARKFRVLRKLQDILAAAEDSRRFGDSLSAMLSMVSRAAGGHGVLLKDLVRNRTTHVKSVDDLERDTRESDIALTNCFDDILDRVAGAGRSLRGDAGHPLLNDEAIQSVRYFLALPLAAGGECLGAVAVYAESRPGGEERTEFPARDRLFLELCAGMLAERLDSLYKTEQAQRCERMLEEVQSNLARERASSRVGARTQEQYDTMVNAMRELEGIVAGHQTFEKRITRARETLAALGEQAASFQDEVATMKASLQIVDLFALVREVAEAWAPAVRLNGVEVTARIPARGPVLLMDRGSVTLALNNILGVLGPHVGKGDRVLVECSASDGRAVILVADTAGKVDGTLLSRLFMPFAPSGVGDPESALSVAGDILQRHAGEITVKSSPSWKTILALSFPIAANSERRGKRSDRRRRPERRG; encoded by the coding sequence ATGGAAAAAACGCAGCTCACCGTCGCGGAACTCTCCTCGCTGCTCCGCATGATCCAGGTCATTCCGGAGGCCGACAATGTCGGCCGCATCCACCGCATGTTGCTGGCCTTCTGCACGGCATGGCGGACCATCGGCGTGCGCCGCGCCTTCCTGATGCTGGTGGACGAACCCGCCCACATGGTGCGCGGGCACCTGGCCGCCGAGCAGACACCAGCCGGCGATGAGCCGGCCGCGTCGTCCTTCGAGGCGCTGGCCCGGCGCGTGGTGGAGAGCACGCAGAACGCCGACACCAGTGATCTCACCCTCAAGACGCGCACCTTCACGGTTCCGCTCGACTGGCAGCGCTGCGGTGTCGCCAAGGCATCCGTCACCGGCGTGCCGCTGCTGGCGGACCGGCGCATGAGCGAGTTCGGCAGCGACCCGTTCTTCGACTTCTTCGACACCGGTGCCTACATCGCCATCCCGCTGCGCGTGCGCGGCAAGGTGGCCGCGGTGCTCGCCGCCGACCATGGCGCTTCTTCGCAGTCCATCGCGGTCGAAGACATTTCGCTCGTATACAGCATGGCGCAGCAGGCCGCCACCGCCATCGAACGCCTGCATGAGACCAGCGACAACGCGCGCAAGTTCAGGGTGCTGCGCAAGCTTCAGGACATCCTCGCCGCCGCCGAGGATTCGCGCCGTTTCGGAGATTCGCTCTCGGCCATGCTCTCCATGGTGTCCCGCGCCGCCGGCGGACACGGCGTGTTGCTCAAGGACCTGGTGCGCAACCGGACCACACATGTCAAATCGGTGGACGACCTGGAGCGCGACACCCGCGAAAGCGACATCGCACTCACCAATTGTTTTGACGACATCCTCGACCGTGTTGCCGGTGCGGGCCGGTCGTTGCGCGGCGACGCCGGCCACCCGCTGCTCAATGACGAAGCGATCCAGTCCGTTCGCTACTTCCTCGCGCTGCCGCTGGCGGCCGGGGGTGAATGCCTGGGCGCGGTTGCCGTCTACGCGGAGTCCCGCCCCGGCGGTGAGGAACGGACGGAGTTTCCCGCGCGGGACCGGCTCTTCCTGGAACTGTGCGCCGGCATGCTGGCAGAACGCCTGGACTCGCTCTACAAGACGGAGCAGGCGCAGCGCTGTGAGCGGATGCTGGAAGAGGTCCAGTCGAACCTCGCCCGCGAGCGTGCCAGCTCACGCGTCGGCGCGCGAACCCAGGAGCAGTACGACACGATGGTGAACGCGATGCGCGAACTGGAAGGCATCGTGGCCGGACACCAGACCTTCGAAAAGCGGATTACGCGTGCGCGGGAGACACTCGCGGCGCTGGGGGAGCAGGCCGCCTCTTTCCAGGACGAAGTCGCCACCATGAAGGCGTCGTTGCAGATCGTGGATCTCTTTGCGCTGGTGCGCGAGGTGGCGGAAGCCTGGGCCCCGGCGGTGCGGCTCAACGGCGTCGAGGTGACCGCGCGCATCCCCGCGCGTGGTCCGGTGCTGCTGATGGACCGCGGCAGTGTGACGCTGGCTCTCAACAACATCCTCGGCGTGCTGGGACCCCACGTGGGCAAGGGCGATCGTGTCCTCGTCGAGTGTTCGGCCTCCGACGGCCGTGCCGTGATCCTGGTGGCGGATACGGCGGGCAAGGTGGATGGGACCCTGCTCTCGCGCCTCTTCATGCCCTTCGCCCCATCCGGCGTCGGCGACCCGGAATCGGCGCTCTCGGTTGCGGGGGATATCCTGCAGCGGCACGCGGGCGAGATTACCGTCAAGTCGTCTCCGTCGTGGAAGACCATCCTCGCCCTGTCGTTTCCGATTGCGGCCAACTCGGAACGGCGTGGCAAGCGCAGCGATCGCCGCCGCCGGCCGGAGCGGCGTGGCTGA